TGTCAGCAAGTTACTTGGAAAAATAGGTGTCCCAAACATTATACCtgataaaaggaaaataaaaccaatggcTACTCCATCAACACAGTTGAAACCTGCAGGGAAAGAGATGAAgcaagataaaaagaaatcagaTGTGAAACAAACACTGCCTCTGTCTTCCTCAGTCACCAAGGTTAGGGAGTACAAAGTACCAGGTGTTGACAGTGTATATCATTTATCACTAGGTAAATCAGGCAGACTCTGGGCCAGTGGTGATGATGGTAACCTTGTTCAAACAGACCCAGAAGGGAATCAGCTACAGAAGATACAGACCAGTGGTAAAGATGAGGGATACCACACAGTCACACAGGACGGGGATCTGATCTATACTGACAAATGCAACAAAGTCATCAATAGGATAAAACAGGGTAATACAGtcactgaattcattaaaacagaAGACTGGAAACCAATCAGCATACACTCTTCTCACATCAGCGGGGACATACTGATAGGGATGATGAAGGATGGAGAGGCTAAAGTCACCAGGTACAACAAGACAGGAGaagaaatacagaacatacagaGGGACAACAAAGGACAGGGACTGTATGGTGATCCACGctacatcacagaaaacatcaatggtgatGTCTGTACATCAGATTTAAACAAACAAGTTGTAGTGGTAGTAAATAAATCAGGACAACATAGGTTCTCCTACACAGGTCATGGGTCAATGTTTCTTCCCTATGGTATCTGTACTGATCTCCTCGGTCACATCATTGTTTGTTTCAGTAATCTTATAAATAACAAAGTTCTCATCCTTAATCAGGATGGTCAGTTCTTGTCTCTACTACTAACAGCACAACAAGGGTTAATCTGTCCCCTTGGTCTGTGTGTAGATGACAAGAACAATCTCCATGTGGGACAATGGAACACCAACACAGTGACAGTGTACAAATATCTACAGTGATTCTCTCTATATATGTCAAACATATCAGACGTCAAATCTGAATAAATATTATCTTTCTAGTATAAAATACATCATGTAAATGAGCTTATTCTATTATTCTGTACATTCTAAAATCTTCCAGACCATATTGAATACCAGTATCATGAATGTATACTTTGttctgttcattttttaaaaaatgcaacagttttttggtacatgtacagtacctCTATAACGTACATATTCTATGaagaaatattttcagttttgaGAATAAACAAGGAATTCTTATATATGTGTCATAAAAAGTTTCTAAATGACATATtccattacttgtaagtaaatGAATTgctttgttgtttattttgagTCTTACTCTAAATTATTGacagattttttaaagtttgatttaTAATGCTACGTACCATTTAATGAATGCTAAAAGGGTAGTTTTATATTGTAACAGCCTAAAGCATATACATTGTAGGTTTTTATAAATGATTCTAATCTTCATGAGAAACAAAGTTTGTTTATACTGAcctcatgttcataattattctTAGGTTTGTttaaattctaacatttttcatGACAACATTTAAATGAACAAGGTAGGCAGGAAAGCTCTTTGGTTTTTAATAAAGAGCATAGTTggtacaaaaaaaccccaattcTAATCTTTATCAAATGAATGATCTGTCAGCCGTTTTTGATTATGGACTTCTGGGAGTGATGGAATTCTATGATgaaatttttctcttaaaaaatctacatattaaaattttatatctttatttttgttttccccCTTGCTGGACCTTCACATAAGAGAGCTGTACTCCCTACTACTTCATACTACCAGGTACCTACTttccagtttaaaaaaaaacaactcatcCTGCAGTAAACACATTTGAAAAATGTAGATAAGGTTCTATATTGCATATCACATTCATCTTCTTTCATTACTTCCAATAGTTTACTGAATTACTAGTATCTTTCACAAATAATCAGTATTTGACAATTAATCAACTTGATGGCTGACACAAAAAATGCTCGACATTCCTTGACTGTAAAGATGATttatgccccagtcacacattcacggattGAATGCCGGATTAGCTACAGAAGCGATCCGGAATCATTCGTGGCGATATGTATTGACCCGTGGCTTTTCCGTCTGTTATCGTATCCAAACGTAGCAATACTTGTATAGCTGAgacaatttttaacatgttcAAAGTTCAACTACGGATGAAACCACCGTAGTACTTCCTTAGAAAAACTTTTTTAGAACGTAGAAGTCCGTTTTAACTCCGTATAAATCCATAGTAATTCGTATGTATCAATTTGTATCCATTCTGTAGTGCATCCGTACTAACTCTGTATCATTAGATTTTCTGGTGTCAACCGTGGAAAATATTCCGTAGTAGAACCAAGGAGttgatccgtgaatgtgtgactggggcattagtttcattttcaaatattcaTGACCTCTTTGACCATatagtcaaattttttttttttaaatccgtCAAACCTCTTCGACATCCAATCGATGAACACTCCCTTGGTCACTTTCCGTACATGGAGTCACCCTTTCACTTGATAACACTGCTGCTCTGTGCTTCCTTTGTACCTTAGTTTTCTGATCTCTGAATACAATAAAAGGGAAATCATTCAATCTTGTTTGTAATGTGCTATTTGATTGGTTAAACAAATAAGTTAATGTATGTACAACCAGATTTCCTTACATCACAATATCATGACTCCTTTCAAAATAActattgaattaaataaatgtcataTCTAGATTTTGTTTGATGTTATACCTTTTTTTTCAGGACAAACCATGTTATTTATCCTCTGAAgttaatgttttgaaaaataaccagcatgttaaaaagttcactaggatatgaacttggtttcCCCTCAGAAACCCTTAATTTGGGCCTCACAAGATTTGATCACATTAATAACCAAGTTATATCCTAGTGAACtctttaacattgctgtttattatgTCACAGATTTTCGAGCggaattaattacaatttatatttactgtaAAACAAAGACTaagacaatatttttacattgtttttacatatttaatatagtTTGAATCAATACATATAGAAAGTAATTGTCCTAGTATGGGAACTGGTAAGGTCCTCCACTGTTGTCTATTTCCACTTGGTCTTGACAAGACTGGACTGGTGAGGTCCTCCAATAGACAATGTTCTCTACTGGCCACTTGGTCTACACAAGACGTCACCAATACTCGGCCACCATCGATGAAAGTGGTTTTCACAAAAGATGGAACAAGGAACCTGCGCCAACATAGTACACAAACACATTAAGTACACGACAAAAGTAACTGTGGCTTTTACACCAATACGCACCATACTTTACTTACAGGCTATACGGTCATGAATGACACACTTAGCTTAGACGCTTATTACACACAAAATACTGATATACAGTCTTAAAGAAGACTTACTATAAAGCATGATAGCTTTTACACTCACAAAATACTAACTCAATTACTTAAATGCAGTGTTGCATAATACTACTCATGACTACAAAAGGAATATGACTATAATAGTCCGCCATACTTATAATAGATTCAAACACGTGTATCTAAACATAGACAtttaaattcaaacgtaacaaaTAAGCATAAAAAACGATTGGAATACCATGACTGGGTGTTTTAGAACAGTAATGAACGAAATGACgataaaattgacaattaaTAAACCTCACCTCAGAAAAAGCCAGTACCAGGTTCACTTCAGAGTTAGCACACAGCTatttcaattaacaaaaatgCATAGTGACTGGATGGTATGCACGAGAGAAGTATAAGTGCGTCCTTCCCTCTGGACTGCCGCGTCCAAACTGATACTGCACGGACTGGCGGGTTTAAAGCCCGGTGAACTGAGGTTCAATATGGGTATTTACAAATACGTAAGACTAAAATACTAAGGGGCTCACCACGGGATATGTGGTTAAGTTAAAATACGaaactaaatatatacaatgatgaattttaatgtgaCATTTACCTCCCTTTTTAGAGAAGTACGAAGTACTGGAAAaccaattaaaatttaaaatactgaaagtaaacatatttacatcaaACGACTTAGGTAGTCTGCACCCACATTGTCTTTACCTTTAATTGCATGTATAGTAAACCTGTAAGGTTGCAAACTAAGCGCCCAGCGCATAACTCTAGGGTTAGTGACCTTAGCCTTATTTAAGTACACAAGTGGGCTATGATCTGTCTCTAAAATGAACTCATGTCCATACAAATACTTCTGGAATTTCTGAATTGCCCATACAACTGCCAAGCACTCTTTCTCAACAGTTGCATACTTGCACTCACTCTCTCTCTTAGCTTTCTACTAGCATAAGCAATTGGGAGTTTCTGACCCAGTTCTTCTTGTAAAAGAACTGCACCTAGACCTCTGTCTGAAGCGTCCGTCTGTAGAATGAAAGTCTCCTTGATATCAGGAAGTTTCAATATGGGACACTTAGTAAGTGAAGCTTTTAACGTCTGAAATGCTAAATTGTGAGCATCTTCCCATTTCAACTTAGTGGGTAAACCTTTTTTGGTCAAGTCAGTCAATGGTGACGCGATTTGAGCAAAATTGGGCACAAATTTCCGGTAAAACCCAACTAAACCAAGGAATGACCTTAACTGTTTTTTCGTAACAGGGATAGGGGCATTACATATAGCTTCAACCTTGTCAAAGTCTGGCTTCAACTCCTCATTACCCACTACATGTCCGAGACAGTCAATATTTGAATAGGCCAGTGAACATTTACCTGGTTTTGCTGTCAGACTTGCTGTCCGCAATCGCTGAAAAAGCTCATCTAATACAACAAAATGATGATCTAGAGACTTTGTGTACACCAAAATGTCATCTATGAAATTGTCTACATTCTCCATTCCATGCAAGACTTTGCgcattaatcttgaaaatgtGGCCGGAGCCGTAACTAACCCAAAGGGCATGACCCTGAACTGAAACAAACCCTTACCTGTTCTAAAGGCTGTTTTTGGTTTTGAATCATCTGTTAACTTAACCTGCCAGTACCCTTTTGATagatcaatttttgaaaagaatttatgTCCTGCAAGTTTGGAAAACATTTCATCAGCATCTGGCATTGGCTCTGAATCAAATATGGTCTGATTATTTAACGGGCGAAAATCTATACAGAACCTGTTTGTTCCATCTTTCTTGGGCACGATAACAACTGGTGAACAATACGGGGAGTCAGAAGATTCAATAATGTTCATCTTCAACATGTCACTCACCTCTTTGTTTACTGTTTCCTCCATTGAATATGGTATCTGACGATTTTTGACATGAATCGGTTTGGCACTTGCCGTTCTAATTTCATGTTCAAGTACACTTGTGATACCAGGACTGTCTTGAAAAACATCATCAAACTTAAAAAGCAACTTCATCAATCTGTCCTTGCTCTCTAATGACAATGATGGGTTAATGTTTACTTTGCTTACCCTAACCTGTGATTGAGGGTACTCATTTAACTGTCCATCTTGATCCTCATCATCTACGCAATCAACTACTGCTGCGTTCACTAAACCAAGAACACCTGTATCTTCCGTCACTGAAGCAACATCTGAAATTGGTCTCTCaatgtactttttcaaaagatttataTGAAAGGTCTTTGTCTTACCTTGCATATCTAACTGATAATCAACTCTGTTGACTTTCTTTGTGACTACAAAAGGTCCTTTCCACTGaagcaataatttgttattgtcaGTCGGTAAAAGAACAAGAGCTTTATCTCCTACCTTTAGACTTCTAGTTCTAGTTTTCCTGTCATAGTGTTTCTTGTATCTGGTAGACGACTTTTCCAGACTCTCTTTCGCAAGTTCAGCCATAGACTGGAGTTTGTCCTTGAGATCTAACACATATTGGTATGTTGTCTTGACGTTTGGATCTGGTATGTCGTTTGTCCACAACTCCTTCAATATGGAAATAGGTCCACGAACTGATCTACCATATACCAACTCAAAGGGTGAGAATCCAAGACTCTCCTGTGGCACTTCTCGGTAGGCAAACAGCACCGCACTCAGGTACTTGTCCCAATCTTTTGGTTTCTCGGAACAGAGTCGCTTCAACATCTGCTTTAAGGTCCCGTTGAATCGTTCCACCAACCCATTACAGCTAGGATGATACGGGGTTGTTGTCCGCTGACTAAGAGAAATAAGGCGACTTACCTCTGACATTAATGCGGAAGTAAACTGAGCTCCCATATCTGTCAACATTTCACGAGGTATACCAATTCTCGAGAACATTTCTAATAAAGCCTCTGCAATTCTCTCTGTTTCGATGCTGGGAAGTGCGATGGCTTCAGGATAGCGAGTAGCATAATCCACTAAAGTGAGAATATAGCGATTACCTTTGTCTGTGATTGGAGAAAGAGGGCCCACCAGGTCAACAGCAACTCTCTGGAACGGTTCGTCTTTGAGTGGCATTCGTTCAAGAGGTACTTTCTTAATCTTACCTTTGTGAACTGTGCGCTGACAAATGTCACAAGACTGGCAAAATCTTCGCACATCACTCTGGATTCCTGGCCACCAGAATTCTGACGTTACTCTCGCTAAAGTACGCTGTGTTCCTAAATGACCTGCTAGCAATGAATCATGTGCAAGTTTCATTACCTGGTTTCGGAATTTATCGGGAACAACTAATTGAGAATAAGTCTTTTCCCTGTCTCCCACATGAGTACTATACTTTCTAAACATAAGGTCGTTTTTCTTAAACCAACTCACTTTACCATTTTTCTTAACCTGAAAGAGATTGTTCTCTACATTTTCACGTACCTTTTTCAAAGAATGATCATGCTCCTGCGCATCCCTAATTGTCATCGGATTGATATCTTCAGTAATCATGTCATGAACC
This portion of the Magallana gigas chromosome 7, xbMagGiga1.1, whole genome shotgun sequence genome encodes:
- the LOC136269684 gene encoding tripartite motif-containing protein 2-like, with translation MATSLPITAQHYLECGTEDCENNCQFYCNPCHRQLCEQCRDKHQKSPDTKKHEVVPFLQHKRHLPVDKCKLHPTRNADILCNECNIPLCSKCTTMEEHFGHKFVDMEDIDAEKFAFCLDEISKIQEYFLPTSKELKTETDEDGREVKKTMDGIRNSIKAEAKSLKDLVDKVTSDKLEQANTIEKSLLKVLKQQEKTYDDYNKYLENLLKEFHGYLPLSNFKVLLSANFENSKIQSVPETTKTFPPVFSAGKFSYDDVSKLLGKIGVPNIIPDKRKIKPMATPSTQLKPAGKEMKQDKKKSDVKQTLPLSSSVTKVREYKVPGVDSVYHLSLGKSGRLWASGDDGNLVQTDPEGNQLQKIQTSGKDEGYHTVTQDGDLIYTDKCNKVINRIKQGNTVTEFIKTEDWKPISIHSSHISGDILIGMMKDGEAKVTRYNKTGEEIQNIQRDNKGQGLYGDPRYITENINGDVCTSDLNKQVVVVVNKSGQHRFSYTGHGSMFLPYGICTDLLGHIIVCFSNLINNKVLILNQDGQFLSLLLTAQQGLICPLGLCVDDKNNLHVGQWNTNTVTVYKYLQ